The following proteins are co-located in the Cryptococcus neoformans var. neoformans B-3501A chromosome 12, whole genome shotgun sequence genome:
- a CDS encoding hypothetical protein (Match to EST gb|CF193855.1|CF193855; HMMPfam hit to Pyridox_oxidase, Pyridoxamine 5'-phosphate oxidase, score: 88.2, E(): 2e-23): MAFPRSIIKTLDKLILNSTIRTMSTQHVFGTPSTSSDPALPSSAPETVKLTTHNQYLTPRLLASDLSPNPLLQFNSWFASALQPSQGEVAAGRKVNEPEAMTLSTATAQGIPSSRVVLLKTVDKTGFVFFTNYTSRKSEELLANPYAALTFYWREVSKQVRVVGKVEKVSREESVEYFNTRPRGSRIGAWASKQSQPVEEGQLEERVKNEEKHWEGKEVECPEFWGGWRVVPFEVEFWSGQPSRLHDRFRYTRPEGSEGEWEIKKLSP, encoded by the exons ATGGCTTTCCCAAGAAGTATCATCAAGACACTCGATAAGCTTATATTAAATAGCACCATTCGTACTATGTCCACCCAACACGTCTTCGGTACTCCGTCCACCTCCTCGGACCCCGCCTTACCCTCTTCTGCTCCCGAGACTGTCAAGCTCACCACCCACAATCAGTACCTGACTCCGCGACTGCTCGCTTCCGACCTCTCTCCCAACCCTCTTTTGCAGTTTAACTCCTGGTTTGCGTCTGCTCTCCAACCCTCTCAGGGCGAAGTTGCTGCAGGTCGCAAAGTCAATGAACCAGAGGCTATGACTCTGTCTACCGCTACCGCTCAAGgtatcccttcttctcgagtAGTGTTACTCAAAACCGTAGATAAGACGggcttcgtcttcttcacaaaCTATACCTCACGGAAGTCGGAAGAACTTCTTGCAAACCCTTACGCGGCACTTACGTTCTACTGGCGAGAAGTATCAAAGCAAGTCAGAGTGGTGGGTAAGGTCGAGAAAGTTAGTAGGGAGGAGAGTGTAGAGTACTTTAACACCCGACCAAGGGGCAGTAGGATTGGTGCGTGGGCGAGTAAGCAAAGTCAGCCGGTGGAAGAGGGTCAGTTGGAAGAACGGGTGAAGAATGAGGAGAAGCActgggaagggaaggaagtggAGTGCCCTGAGTTCTGGGGTGGTTGGAGGGTCGTTCCATT CGAGGTTGAATTTTGGTCTGGACAGCCCTCTCGTTTGCATGACCGATTTAGGTACACCCGACCAGAAGGAAGTGAAGGGGAGTGGGAGATTAAGAAGCTTTCTCCGTAA
- a CDS encoding hypothetical protein (HMMPfam hit to DUF676, Putative serine esterase (DUF676), score: 101.1, E(): 2.6e-27) yields the protein MQATHLIVLIHGLYGDVHNLDAVKSELLALADPETSNISDKGASGAEKHNRCIHNERPKKRMETVVYLPKSIKGAHTWDGIDVCAHRVAEELDYEIERLQDEGKDIVGFSVMGYSLGGLIGRYLIGLLHARQPSFFARHRPVSFSTAATPHLGVLKYGTKTNTFVHSIGRKLFSHTGRQLYCMDHETEWGGRNLLEVMADPDGIFINALRLFPRSMLVANGTRDLTVPYPTASISPVDPFDDSTYLDIEIDENNIIQSYRHIPLDDDSVSNFGSISTSTTQRIEKDEEEVEVLVTTIYKKPGRIMKVKKRSPPPFPPVLILPLRWPFNYSLLPFIPVLLPLFILYMTIMITWITFHSRRRVQSLRHNQIERQPLLSSSSSMSSTPSSSLSDMTSSVKQTLYEPIKALEDGTSTPPMADPLPTGSAPQPLLTPHQKMMVKALNEAMPNAKRVIAWFPWAYNAHAMLICRSMARFPWQKDGLGVVQAWAKFAFEAGEAECHAKATGAVAHGNT from the exons ATGCAGGCCACCCACCTCATAGTTCTAATACATGGCCTGTATGGTGACGTGCACAACTTAGACGCCGTCAAATCAGAGCTTCTCGCACTCGCCGACCCCGAAACATCCAACATATCTGACAAGGGCGCAAGTGGCGCAGAGAAACACAACAGATGTATACACAATGAGAGACcaaagaaaaggatggaGACTGTCGTTTACCTGCCCAAGTCTATAAAAGGGGCTCATACATGGGATGGGATAGACGTTTGTGCCCACCGAGTGGCTGAAGAG CTGGACTATGAGATTGAGAGACTTCAAGATGAGGGTAAAGACATAGTGGGATTCAGCGTT ATGGGATATTCTTTAGGAGGAC TGATTGGTAGATACCTTATTGGCCTATTACATGCTCGACagccttctttcttcgccCGGCATCGACCAGTTTCATTCTCTACAGCAGCAACTCCC CATCTGGGTGTACTCAAGTATGGTACAAAAACCAATACCTTTGTCCACAGTATAGGAAGGAAACTTTTTAGTCATACAGGAAGGCAATTGTACTGCATGGATCATGAAACTGAATGGGGAGGACGGAACCTGCTGGAAGTCATGGCCGATCCAG AtggcatcttcatcaatgCCCTTAGGCTATTCCCAAGGTCCATGCTTGTCGCCAACGG TACTCGAGATCTAACAGTCCCTTATCCGACAGCTTCTATATCACCAGTTGACCCTTTCGACGACTCGACATACCTAGACATTGAAATTGATGAGAACAACATCATCCAGTCATACCGTCACATCCCTCTTGATGACGACTCGGTTTCAAACTTTGGAAGTATCTCCACTAGTACTACGCAACGAAtagaaaaagatgaagaagaagtggaggtaCTTGTTACTACTATATATAAAAAACCTGGACGCATCATGAAGGTCAAGAAAAGATCGCCCCCACCTTTTCCGCCTGTTCTTATCTTGCCTTTGAGATGGCCTTTCAACTAT AGTTTACTCCCTTTTATCCCTGTCTTGTTACCGTTATTCATTCTGTACAT GACCATTATGATCACGTGGATCACCTTCCATTC CCGGCGACGGGTGCAGAGTTTACGACACAATCAGATTGAACGccaacctcttctttcctcatcttcttcaatgtcATCCACCCCTAGCTCCTCTTTATCCGACATGACTTCCTCTGTGAAGCAGACTCTATACGAGCCGATCAAGGCGTTGGAAGATGGCACTAGTACCCCTCCCATGGCTGATCCTCTACCTACCGGCTCAGCACCGCAACCGTTACTCACCCCTCATCAGAAAATGATGGTGAAGGCTTTGAACGAGGCGATGCCGAATGCGAAGAGGGTGATCGCCTGGTTCCCTTGGGCGTATAATGCCCATGCCATGCTGATCTGTCG ATCGATGGCCCGCTTTCCATGGCAGAAGGATGGGCTAGGGGTGGTGCAAGCTTGGGCAAAGTTTGCGTTTGAAGCAGGAGAGGCAGAATGTCATGCGAAAGCTACTGGGGCTGTTGCTCATGGTAACACATGA
- a CDS encoding hypothetical protein (HMMPfam hit to TBP, Transcription factor TFIID (or TATA-binding protein, TBP), score: 327.3, E(): 2.1e-95): MSGLALPKASNAGPSSSSSKPEGIQTLDGEGSLATRPPQKAIASVPEITAVDGLVPTLQNIVATVNLDCRLDLKTIALHARNAEYNPRRFAAVVMRIRDPRTTALIFASGKMVVTGAKSEDDSRLASRKYARIIQKLGFEAKFAEFKIQNMVGSCDVKFPIRLEGLAFSHGAFSSYEPELFPGLIYRMLKPKVVILIFVSGKIVLTGAKVREEIYMAFNQIYSVLLEFRKTT; the protein is encoded by the exons ATGTCCGGTCTCGCCCTTCCCAAAGCGTCCAATGCGGGCCCGTCCAGCTCAAGTAGCAAGCCAGAAGGAATTCAAACActtgatggagaaggatctCTCGCCACAAGACCACCGCAAAAGGCTATTGCTAGTGTTCCGGAGATTACAGCGGTGGATGGTCTAGTGCCAACCTTACA AAACATTGTCGCCACCGTCAACCTCGACTGTCGTTTAGACTTGAAGACTATTGCCCTCCACGCTCGAAATGCGGAATACAACCCAAGA CGTTTCGCTGCCGTTGTCATGCGTATTCGTGACCCAAGAACAACGGCCTTGATTTTCGCTTCTGGAAAGATGGTCGTCACTGGTGCCAAGTCTGAAGACGACTCTCGGTTAGCATCTCGTAAATACGCCCGAATAATCCAAAAGCTTGGTTTTGAGGCCAAGTTCGCCGAGTTCAAGATTCAGAACATGGTCGGCAGTTGCGATGTCAAGTTCCCTATCAGATTAGAAGGTCTGGCATTCAGCCACGGTGCATTCAGCAGTTACGAACCGGAG CTGTTCCCTGGTTTGATTTATCGTATGCTCAAACCCAAAgtcgtcatcctcatcttcgtgTCCGGCAAAATTGTCCTCACCGGTGCAAAAGTCAGAGAAGAAATTTACATGGCGTTCAACCAGATCTACTCTGTGTTGCTCG AATTCCGAAAGACGACATAA